One window of Legionella pneumophila subsp. pneumophila str. Philadelphia 1 genomic DNA carries:
- a CDS encoding TIGR03759 family integrating conjugative element protein has protein sequence MNKLSTITLCLLLGQQAIAGLYIPGIATSPMQQADNALAKAGLTEFHDEVIEEKDFLLNDVQKQEAKIWGLNEKEEKRYLQLMQSRSGVYYKDLRMTPVDILGLNARDDAEREHFASLAARQEAQKVAQNIAWNNAFYKAYNELFKDVPVVGDFDPSPYSPYAHQPIQLKAGETLYLFIRPDDAVTTIILQLIDAINRTPNTKLNLLFLDMDNNTIQLWANRHQIPIQLVTSQQITLTPGNQQFEGLTLAKKQTPLLLIANGKTSQVVDLGRF, from the coding sequence ATGAATAAATTGTCTACCATCACTCTATGCCTGTTATTAGGCCAGCAAGCCATCGCAGGTTTGTATATCCCTGGCATTGCCACCTCACCCATGCAACAAGCCGACAATGCCCTAGCAAAAGCAGGTCTTACTGAGTTTCATGATGAAGTGATCGAAGAAAAGGATTTCCTACTGAATGATGTTCAAAAGCAAGAAGCTAAAATCTGGGGATTGAATGAAAAAGAAGAAAAACGCTATCTGCAATTAATGCAAAGCCGAAGCGGTGTGTATTACAAAGACTTACGCATGACACCGGTTGATATCCTGGGACTTAATGCCAGAGATGATGCGGAACGTGAGCATTTTGCCAGTCTGGCTGCTCGCCAGGAAGCGCAAAAGGTGGCGCAAAATATCGCTTGGAACAATGCCTTTTACAAAGCGTATAACGAACTATTTAAAGATGTACCCGTGGTTGGTGATTTTGATCCTTCCCCTTACTCACCCTATGCTCATCAACCTATTCAACTAAAAGCGGGAGAAACACTCTATTTATTTATAAGACCTGACGATGCGGTTACTACCATTATCCTGCAACTCATTGACGCGATTAACCGCACTCCCAATACAAAACTTAACCTTCTGTTTCTGGACATGGACAATAACACCATACAACTGTGGGCGAATCGACATCAAATCCCCATTCAATTAGTGACCAGTCAGCAAATCACGTTAACCCCTGGCAACCAACAATTTGAAGGCTTAACGCTTGCCAAGAAACAAACCCCATTGCTGTTAATAGCCAATGGTAAAACCTCGCAAGTCGTCGATTTAGGGAGATTTTAA
- a CDS encoding integrating conjugative element protein, giving the protein MIRILLLLLVALNVHSMNVIPLTLAQSDTSLKLHLSSPIGVPAKSKATAGKVSRKTLDTTLLNMPLFVIGADRVSIQWLEQHQEELKSMQATGFITNVNDFETIVALQEKFKLPLLPVNVDPLLAYLHEQHYPLIIAEGAVWQ; this is encoded by the coding sequence ATGATTAGGATTTTGCTCTTACTCTTGGTCGCGTTGAATGTTCATAGTATGAACGTCATCCCTTTAACCCTGGCACAAAGTGATACGTCATTAAAATTACATCTGTCTAGCCCAATAGGCGTACCAGCCAAAAGCAAAGCCACCGCAGGCAAAGTCAGCCGCAAAACATTGGATACCACTTTATTAAACATGCCTTTGTTTGTCATAGGTGCGGATAGAGTATCCATTCAATGGTTAGAGCAGCATCAGGAAGAATTAAAGTCCATGCAAGCCACAGGATTCATTACCAACGTCAATGACTTTGAAACCATTGTCGCTTTGCAAGAAAAATTCAAACTACCGTTACTGCCTGTCAATGTTGACCCATTGCTTGCATACCTTCATGAACAACATTACCCCTTAATCATTGCTGAGGGGGCTGTATGGCAGTAA
- a CDS encoding TIGR03747 family integrating conjugative element membrane protein yields the protein MAVKQYSRQLTMQLTIVLFLGWLAIIIWALSQWMLHGYPIAFEKVNILVNTQREAITPVYQGSLLAVLPLNAKPDWAFAIPYLNKLAINDLAKDLIEKSQQLLQILLLSSKCLLIKLIILFAALPLFALTMIAGLVDGLNQRAIRTACLGRESSYVFHRLNHYLKKGLVILLILWLALPVSITPAYVFVPVSLLMGLMVAMTASRFKKYL from the coding sequence ATGGCAGTAAAGCAATATTCAAGGCAACTGACCATGCAATTAACCATAGTGCTATTCTTAGGTTGGTTAGCAATTATTATCTGGGCATTGAGCCAATGGATGCTGCATGGCTACCCCATCGCTTTTGAAAAAGTGAATATCCTTGTAAACACTCAAAGAGAGGCTATTACTCCTGTTTATCAAGGCTCCCTTCTGGCAGTCCTTCCTTTAAATGCCAAACCAGATTGGGCATTCGCCATTCCCTACTTAAACAAACTGGCCATCAATGATCTTGCCAAGGACTTAATCGAAAAATCACAACAATTATTGCAGATCCTTTTGTTAAGCAGCAAGTGCCTTTTGATCAAACTCATTATCCTATTCGCTGCCCTGCCCTTATTTGCTTTAACCATGATTGCAGGTCTGGTTGACGGCCTAAATCAAAGAGCAATACGTACCGCTTGTTTAGGTCGTGAATCCTCTTATGTGTTCCACAGGCTTAATCACTATTTGAAAAAAGGACTGGTGATTTTACTCATACTGTGGCTTGCCCTGCCCGTTAGCATCACCCCTGCTTATGTCTTTGTACCTGTCAGTTTGTTGATGGGATTAATGGTAGCCATGACGGCCAGCCGCTTTAAGAAATACTTATAG